A single genomic interval of Streptomyces graminofaciens harbors:
- a CDS encoding MFS transporter, with protein sequence MSTGNPRATLAAACVVGPLMTLVVTGPSVAVPDIGADLHSSLAAAQWVVDGYMLTASSSLAAMGSLADRVGHRRMFTWGMAFFAFWMTVSGLANSILLLDLSRAIAGFGSGAALASITAILAQAFDGAARAKAFGLFGTFLGAGLAFGPAFGGALVNLWGWRSVFLVLAAVSALILLSTPLLPHSEPHKGPRFDWAGSFTFGFGVALFVLALVEGPGRGWTDPVVLGAAAGCLVLLAVFVTVERRTEHPMFDLGLFARPQFLAVCLVPLVLAFSFVALVIVLPPYLTSTSGMSALRIGVVLLLLTGPSLVMPALTGLLAQKVSQRALFMVLLGCSAVGAAWLTLVEPGASAAALAGPLLLLGIGYGISLGILDGAAVSAVEPERMGMAAGMFNTVRLASDAVSMAGLGALVTALTKSALDNGAVSAYPGGGEALTSRALQGGLTEAAEKLPTGEVRDRVVGAMADAYASGLHTTMWIVAAACAASAVAVGFLLSGTKPSGDAPAESSESSGGTASAAPEPASAH encoded by the coding sequence GTGTCCACCGGCAACCCGCGGGCCACGCTCGCCGCGGCGTGCGTCGTCGGCCCGCTCATGACCCTGGTGGTGACCGGCCCGTCCGTGGCCGTCCCCGACATCGGCGCCGATCTGCACAGTTCACTCGCCGCCGCCCAGTGGGTGGTCGACGGCTACATGCTGACCGCGTCCAGCAGCCTCGCGGCCATGGGCTCGCTCGCCGACCGCGTCGGCCACCGGCGCATGTTCACCTGGGGCATGGCCTTCTTCGCCTTCTGGATGACCGTCTCCGGCCTGGCGAACAGCATCCTGCTGCTCGACCTGTCGCGGGCGATCGCCGGTTTCGGCAGCGGTGCCGCGCTCGCCTCCATCACCGCGATCCTGGCCCAGGCCTTCGACGGCGCCGCCCGCGCGAAGGCGTTCGGCCTCTTCGGTACGTTCCTGGGCGCGGGCCTCGCCTTCGGCCCCGCGTTCGGCGGCGCCCTCGTCAACCTGTGGGGCTGGCGCTCGGTCTTCCTCGTACTGGCCGCGGTCTCCGCGCTCATCCTGCTGAGCACCCCGCTGCTGCCGCACTCGGAGCCCCACAAGGGGCCGCGCTTCGACTGGGCCGGCAGCTTCACGTTCGGCTTCGGTGTCGCCCTGTTCGTGCTCGCCCTGGTCGAGGGTCCGGGCCGGGGCTGGACCGACCCGGTCGTGCTCGGCGCGGCCGCCGGCTGCCTGGTGCTGCTGGCGGTGTTCGTGACCGTGGAGCGCCGTACCGAGCACCCGATGTTCGACCTGGGCCTGTTCGCCCGGCCGCAGTTCCTGGCCGTCTGCCTGGTGCCGCTGGTACTGGCGTTCAGCTTCGTCGCGCTGGTCATCGTGCTGCCGCCGTATCTGACGTCCACGAGCGGTATGTCGGCGCTGCGCATCGGCGTGGTCCTGCTGCTGCTGACCGGCCCGTCGCTGGTGATGCCCGCTCTCACCGGGCTGCTCGCGCAGAAGGTCTCGCAGCGCGCCCTGTTCATGGTGCTGCTGGGCTGCTCCGCGGTCGGCGCCGCCTGGCTGACCCTGGTGGAGCCGGGCGCGTCGGCCGCCGCGCTGGCCGGTCCGCTGCTCCTGCTGGGCATCGGGTACGGCATCTCGCTGGGCATCCTGGACGGCGCGGCGGTCTCGGCCGTCGAGCCGGAGCGGATGGGCATGGCGGCTGGCATGTTCAACACGGTCCGGCTCGCCTCCGACGCGGTCTCCATGGCCGGCCTGGGTGCCCTGGTCACCGCGCTCACCAAGAGCGCCCTCGACAACGGCGCGGTCTCCGCGTACCCGGGCGGCGGGGAGGCGCTGACGTCCCGCGCGCTCCAGGGCGGGCTGACCGAGGCCGCCGAGAAGCTGCCGACGGGCGAGGTGCGGGACCGGGTCGTGGGCGCGATGGCCGACGCGTACGCGAGCGGGCTGCACACCACGATGTGGATCGTCGCGGCGGCCTGTGCCGCCAGCGCGGTCGCCGTCGGCTTCCTGCTGTCGGGCACGAAGCCGTCCGGCGACGCGCCCGCCGAGTCCTCCGAGTCCTCCGGCGGAACGGCCTCGGCGGCGCCCGAGCCCGCCTCGGCGCACTGA
- a CDS encoding hotdog fold thioesterase — protein sequence MTQTALGPVEVLPPYADQQLVERLGIEITVCEPDLVVGTMPVDGNRQPVGLLHGGANAVLAETLGSLAAWVHAGADRIIVGQELSCTHHAGARSGLVTGVCRPLHVGTHTATYEIVITDERDRRTCTARLTCAIPSTRRRKPR from the coding sequence GTGACCCAGACCGCCCTGGGGCCCGTCGAGGTCCTGCCCCCTTACGCCGACCAGCAGTTGGTGGAGCGCCTCGGTATCGAGATCACCGTCTGCGAGCCGGACCTGGTCGTCGGCACCATGCCGGTGGACGGCAACCGGCAGCCCGTCGGACTGTTGCACGGCGGGGCCAACGCGGTCCTCGCCGAGACGCTCGGCTCGCTCGCGGCCTGGGTGCACGCGGGCGCCGACCGGATCATCGTCGGCCAGGAACTGTCCTGCACCCACCATGCCGGCGCCCGCTCGGGCCTGGTCACCGGCGTCTGCCGACCGCTGCACGTGGGCACGCACACGGCCACGTACGAGATCGTCATCACCGACGAGCGGGACCGGCGCACCTGTACGGCCCGGCTGACGTGTGCGATTCCGTCGACCAGGCGCCGGAAGCCGCGGTGA
- a CDS encoding MarR family winged helix-turn-helix transcriptional regulator produces the protein MANTTTETVAAGRLGHTIKRAEQALIARKTQVLREFDLTVPQYSVLLLLSVSDGMSAAQLARECMVTPQTMATVLTNLEKAGLVVREPSELHQKVVVNRATRAGRAVARKADKAALRVEGALSAEFTPDELAQFEEYLERAIALLGSLGSAP, from the coding sequence ATGGCGAACACGACGACGGAGACGGTCGCCGCTGGCCGACTCGGGCACACGATCAAGAGAGCCGAGCAGGCTCTCATCGCACGCAAGACGCAAGTGCTGCGGGAGTTCGACCTGACGGTGCCGCAGTACTCGGTGCTGCTGCTGCTGTCGGTCTCCGACGGCATGTCCGCGGCCCAGCTCGCGCGCGAGTGCATGGTCACCCCGCAGACGATGGCCACGGTCCTGACGAACCTGGAGAAGGCCGGCCTGGTGGTGCGCGAGCCTTCGGAGCTCCATCAGAAGGTCGTGGTCAACCGTGCGACCCGGGCCGGGCGCGCGGTCGCGCGGAAGGCCGACAAGGCCGCGCTTCGCGTCGAGGGCGCGTTGAGCGCCGAGTTCACGCCGGACGAACTGGCCCAGTTCGAGGAATACCTGGAACGGGCGATCGCTCTGCTGGGTTCACTGGGCTCGGCCCCCTGA
- a CDS encoding AfsR/SARP family transcriptional regulator gives MVQIHVLGPMTVFDEESEPVILPPKPRKLLALLAVNADRAISVNALMQELWGNNPPRTATATIQTYIGHVRRILAEALRTSVAVVSEEILITEGSSYVLSTSRVALDITEYELLAEEGTAAVERGEFDRGSDLLRRALALWRGPALVNVEAGELLSARIVHLDESLICVEEQRIYADLQRGAHRTLVPELTGLTARHPLHENFHRHLMLALYRSGRRAEALAVMRRLRTRLVEELGLEPSPFLIQLEQDILRGEPSLDEPEPGFTDQGPRRHPARAVGGGTVRHRHLPMSAMQPTG, from the coding sequence ATGGTGCAGATTCATGTCCTCGGCCCGATGACCGTCTTCGACGAGGAGTCGGAGCCGGTGATCCTGCCACCGAAGCCACGCAAACTTCTCGCATTACTCGCGGTCAACGCGGATCGCGCGATATCCGTCAACGCACTCATGCAAGAACTCTGGGGGAACAACCCCCCACGAACCGCGACAGCCACGATTCAGACCTACATAGGCCATGTCCGGCGCATCCTGGCAGAAGCACTCAGGACAAGTGTCGCCGTGGTTTCCGAGGAAATTCTGATAACCGAGGGCAGCAGTTATGTCCTGTCCACTTCGCGGGTGGCCCTCGACATCACGGAGTACGAACTGCTGGCGGAGGAGGGCACCGCGGCGGTCGAGCGCGGTGAATTCGACCGTGGATCCGATCTGCTGCGCCGGGCACTGGCGCTGTGGCGGGGCCCGGCACTCGTCAATGTGGAGGCCGGCGAGCTGCTCAGCGCCCGGATCGTCCACCTGGACGAGTCCCTGATCTGTGTCGAGGAACAGCGCATCTACGCCGACCTCCAGCGCGGCGCCCATCGCACGCTGGTGCCCGAGCTCACCGGGCTCACCGCCCGCCACCCGCTCCACGAGAACTTCCACCGCCACCTGATGCTCGCGCTGTACCGCTCGGGCCGCAGAGCGGAGGCGCTCGCCGTCATGCGGCGGCTGCGCACCCGTCTGGTGGAGGAACTGGGGCTGGAGCCCTCGCCGTTCCTCATCCAGCTGGAGCAGGACATCCTGCGCGGGGAACCGTCCCTGGACGAGCCGGAGCCAGGATTCACCGACCAGGGCCCAAGGCGACACCCGGCCCGGGCCGTCGGCGGAGGGACGGTCCGGCACCGTCACCTGCCCATGTCGGCAATGCAGCCGACCGGCTGA
- a CDS encoding 3-oxoacyl-ACP synthase: MRLPRPLGISGPALWLPERRQSASEAVELGLIDAETAGELGCDGLPVAELAPPEMAVEAGRRALAAASEDPGDLGLVLHAWIHYQGHDLWSPVHFIADRLGADDAVPVGVQQVCNGGAAAVELAAARLFVEPELRRALVTTADAFAEPGFDRWGGDYGIAYGDGATALVLHHLEDTEGGRPADLVLHSLSTVAAPRLERMHRGDDPFSPAARSLGPRVDLRRTKKAFLEAGGMEAFTEASTRALRTAVESCLADAGMAPTGDLPLRYVVPPRLGRKTVDLAYAPLLSKLTGAELLRPGTDTGHLGAGDAAATLSELHTRRLLGPEEYALVVSAGAGFTWSCLLVSGG, from the coding sequence ATGCGGCTGCCCCGCCCCCTGGGCATCTCGGGGCCCGCACTGTGGCTCCCCGAGCGGCGGCAGAGCGCGTCGGAGGCCGTCGAGCTCGGGCTGATCGACGCCGAGACCGCCGGGGAACTCGGCTGCGACGGGCTACCGGTGGCCGAGCTGGCCCCGCCCGAGATGGCGGTCGAGGCCGGCCGCCGCGCGCTCGCGGCGGCCAGTGAGGACCCGGGCGACCTGGGCCTCGTCCTGCACGCCTGGATCCACTACCAGGGCCATGACCTGTGGTCCCCCGTGCACTTCATCGCCGACCGACTGGGCGCCGACGACGCCGTACCCGTCGGCGTGCAGCAGGTGTGCAACGGCGGAGCGGCGGCCGTGGAGCTCGCCGCCGCCCGGCTGTTCGTCGAACCGGAGCTGCGCCGGGCCCTGGTCACCACGGCCGACGCGTTCGCCGAGCCGGGCTTCGACCGCTGGGGCGGGGACTACGGCATCGCCTACGGCGACGGGGCCACCGCCCTGGTCCTGCACCACCTGGAGGATACGGAGGGCGGACGGCCCGCCGACCTGGTGCTGCACTCCCTGTCCACGGTGGCGGCCCCCCGGCTGGAGCGGATGCACCGCGGCGACGACCCGTTCAGCCCCGCCGCCCGCTCGCTCGGCCCCCGGGTCGACCTCCGCCGCACCAAGAAGGCCTTCCTCGAAGCCGGCGGCATGGAGGCGTTCACCGAAGCCAGCACCCGCGCGCTGCGAACGGCGGTGGAGTCATGCCTGGCCGACGCGGGGATGGCACCCACGGGCGACCTCCCGCTCCGCTACGTCGTGCCCCCGAGGCTCGGCCGCAAGACCGTCGACCTGGCCTACGCCCCCCTCCTCTCGAAGCTCACGGGAGCGGAACTGCTCCGCCCCGGCACGGACACCGGCCACCTGGGCGCCGGTGACGCGGCAGCCACCCTGTCCGAACTCCACACCCGCCGCCTGCTGGGGCCCGAGGAGTACGCCCTGGTGGTGAGCGCCGGTGCGGGCTTCACCTGGTCGTGCCTGCTGGTGAGCGGGGGCTGA
- a CDS encoding cupin domain-containing protein, which translates to MINKSKVAAAGAVLAVTFAAGFATQQLAVAEEPPVSVVTLSQGVTSAPFKIKANGDRKVLYRKAVVQPGASTGWHYHLGEEIAVINSGTFTRIDGSDCSVKEYGPGQSLVEPVGPDTVHMGINNGTEPVELYVVDIIPKDATAPVVAAPDPGCDTAQYKSEDGER; encoded by the coding sequence GTGATCAACAAGAGCAAGGTCGCGGCAGCCGGTGCCGTCCTCGCGGTGACCTTCGCCGCCGGGTTCGCCACCCAGCAGCTCGCCGTGGCCGAGGAGCCCCCGGTCAGTGTGGTCACGCTGAGCCAGGGCGTCACCTCGGCCCCCTTCAAGATCAAGGCGAACGGCGACCGCAAGGTCCTGTACCGCAAGGCGGTCGTGCAGCCCGGCGCGTCCACGGGCTGGCACTACCACCTGGGCGAGGAGATCGCCGTCATCAACTCCGGCACCTTCACCCGGATCGACGGCTCGGACTGCTCGGTGAAGGAGTACGGCCCCGGGCAGTCGCTCGTCGAGCCCGTCGGCCCCGACACCGTGCACATGGGCATCAACAACGGCACGGAGCCCGTCGAGCTGTACGTCGTCGACATCATCCCCAAGGACGCCACCGCGCCGGTCGTGGCCGCCCCGGACCCGGGCTGCGACACCGCGCAGTACAAGAGCGAAGACGGGGAACGGTGA
- a CDS encoding helix-turn-helix transcriptional regulator codes for MTTSLNAVREPRRREELKHFLRTCRERLTPEEVGLPPGARRRTPGLRREEVALLAGIGASWYTWLEQGRDIKVSAQVLDALSRTLRLDAAERDHLYQLVGMNPPRRTADDLADTSRLTVLLEGWMPSPAYVIDRCWNIAGANRAARLVFGFREGDTNCLVAFFTNPAFRARHRYWEEIAPGLVSEFRRDAARYPDDTEFTLIADRLVAESAEFAELWARYEISATNQGVKAIDHPRAGCLIFDHSVLEIPDRPGVRLMLHTARAGTDTRERVMELLGRDERKERISLVEAG; via the coding sequence ATGACCACCAGTCTGAACGCGGTAAGGGAGCCCCGCCGACGCGAGGAGCTCAAGCACTTCCTGCGTACGTGCCGGGAGCGTCTCACGCCGGAGGAGGTGGGCCTGCCTCCGGGGGCGCGCAGGCGGACCCCGGGGCTGCGCCGGGAGGAGGTCGCCCTGCTGGCCGGGATCGGGGCCTCCTGGTACACCTGGCTCGAACAGGGCCGGGACATCAAGGTGTCGGCGCAGGTCCTGGACGCCCTCAGCCGCACGCTGCGGCTGGACGCGGCGGAACGCGACCACCTCTACCAGCTGGTGGGCATGAACCCGCCGCGCCGTACGGCGGACGACCTGGCCGACACCTCGCGCCTCACCGTCCTGCTGGAGGGCTGGATGCCGTCCCCGGCGTACGTCATCGACCGCTGCTGGAACATCGCCGGGGCGAACCGCGCGGCCCGGCTGGTCTTCGGTTTCCGCGAGGGGGACACCAACTGCCTGGTGGCCTTCTTCACCAACCCGGCGTTCCGGGCGCGGCACCGCTACTGGGAGGAGATCGCCCCCGGTCTGGTCTCCGAGTTCCGCCGGGACGCCGCCCGCTACCCCGACGACACGGAGTTCACCCTGATCGCGGACCGGCTGGTCGCGGAGAGCGCCGAGTTCGCGGAGCTGTGGGCGCGGTACGAGATCTCGGCGACGAACCAGGGCGTGAAGGCCATCGACCATCCGCGGGCCGGGTGCCTGATCTTCGACCACTCGGTGCTGGAGATCCCGGACCGCCCGGGCGTCCGGCTGATGCTGCACACGGCCCGGGCGGGCACGGACACCCGCGAGCGGGTCATGGAACTCCTGGGCCGGGACGAGCGGAAGGAACGGATCTCGCTGGTCGAGGCGGGCTGA
- a CDS encoding MFS transporter translates to MTSDPVDSAAKARFTTRQWLIITLLCGAQFMLALDFSILSVALPVLGKDLGFALSDLQWVVTAFALPSGGLLLLFGRAADLYGRRNWFIAGMVLFTVASLAGGLAPSPGFLLAARAAQGVAAAMLTPAAMSLLTTNFAEGPQRDRALGINGALLSLGFLSGVVLGGVITDLTSWRVTLFISVPVGIAASIAAPVLIKESRNEETPKLDVLGAVTVTGGLLSVIYGITSAERNGWSSGMTLGALAAGAVLLVAFFAVESRVAAPLVDLGVLRRRTVSWGNTTGLITFAMMTGMVFLLTLYMQQVRGMTPLDAGFAFAALGVAAVLGGAFAARIIGRIGVHRALVYGLLLQAASTAALFFLDTEGGMPLLLLATATGGFGHLLAVVGYMITATSGLPDHEQGLATGLAYTGQQLGVTVGTPVLATVAASGMASAGGSGPAAVLNGVQGGLLTAAAVLLAAGLVAIAFLRPGRTASADASAGASTSAGERLAADAR, encoded by the coding sequence ATGACTTCCGATCCCGTCGACTCCGCGGCCAAGGCGCGTTTCACCACGCGCCAGTGGCTCATCATCACCCTGCTGTGCGGCGCGCAGTTCATGCTCGCGCTGGACTTCTCCATCCTCAGCGTCGCGCTCCCCGTCCTCGGCAAGGACCTCGGCTTCGCGCTGAGCGACCTGCAGTGGGTCGTCACCGCGTTCGCCCTGCCGTCCGGCGGTCTGCTGCTGCTCTTCGGCCGGGCCGCCGACCTGTACGGCCGCCGCAACTGGTTCATCGCCGGCATGGTCCTGTTCACGGTCGCCTCACTGGCCGGCGGCCTCGCCCCCAGCCCCGGATTCCTGCTCGCGGCACGCGCGGCCCAGGGCGTCGCGGCCGCCATGCTGACCCCGGCGGCGATGTCGCTGCTGACCACCAACTTCGCCGAGGGCCCGCAGCGCGACCGCGCCCTGGGCATCAACGGCGCCCTGCTGTCGCTCGGATTCCTGTCCGGTGTGGTGCTGGGCGGTGTCATCACCGATCTCACCAGCTGGCGCGTGACGCTCTTCATCAGCGTCCCGGTGGGCATCGCGGCCTCGATCGCCGCCCCGGTGCTCATCAAGGAGAGCCGCAACGAGGAGACGCCGAAGCTGGACGTCCTCGGCGCGGTGACCGTCACCGGCGGCCTGCTGTCGGTCATCTACGGCATCACCTCCGCCGAGCGCAACGGCTGGAGCTCCGGCATGACGCTGGGCGCGCTCGCGGCGGGTGCCGTGCTGCTGGTGGCGTTCTTCGCCGTCGAGTCGCGCGTCGCCGCGCCGCTCGTCGACCTGGGCGTACTGCGCCGCCGTACCGTCAGCTGGGGCAACACCACCGGTCTGATCACCTTCGCGATGATGACCGGCATGGTCTTCCTGCTCACGCTGTACATGCAGCAGGTGCGCGGGATGACCCCGCTGGACGCCGGCTTCGCGTTCGCCGCGCTCGGTGTCGCGGCCGTCCTCGGCGGCGCCTTCGCAGCCCGGATCATCGGAAGGATCGGCGTCCACCGGGCACTTGTCTACGGTCTGCTCCTGCAGGCGGCGAGCACGGCCGCGCTGTTCTTCCTGGACACCGAGGGCGGGATGCCGCTGCTGCTCCTGGCCACCGCGACGGGCGGCTTCGGCCACCTCCTCGCGGTCGTCGGCTACATGATCACCGCGACCTCGGGGCTGCCGGACCACGAGCAGGGCCTCGCGACCGGGCTCGCCTACACCGGCCAGCAGCTCGGCGTCACGGTCGGCACCCCGGTCCTCGCCACGGTCGCCGCGTCCGGCATGGCCTCCGCAGGGGGCAGCGGGCCGGCCGCGGTCCTCAACGGCGTACAGGGCGGCCTGCTGACCGCCGCCGCCGTGCTGCTCGCCGCCGGTCTCGTCGCCATCGCGTTCCTGCGCCCCGGGCGGACAGCGTCGGCCGACGCCTCGGCCGGTGCGAGCACGAGCGCGGGCGAGCGGCTCGCGGCAGACGCGCGCTGA
- a CDS encoding aldo/keto reductase — translation MRRRYLGRTGLQVSEICLGTMTFGGRHGFQHMGQLNTIEARRLVHLCMDEGVNFFDTADMYSAGQSEEVLGAALAGRRDDAIIATKVRWQMPDGSGGPNDRGLSRHHIVRSVEASLRRLGTDHIDLYQTHGWDGRTPWEETLRALDDLVRAGKVRYVGASNLTSWQLTRALATSERQGLERFASHQIQYSLAAREVEWELLPMAEAEGVGVMVWSPLAGGLLSGHQERGATPPPGTRRSVGWFEPVDPERTFDTIDVLREIADERSMSPAQVALRWVLEQRGVTSVVIGARNERQLADNLAATRWSLTPEERKALDETSASPLPYPYWHQDYCDAERVREEGLD, via the coding sequence ATGCGTAGGCGCTATCTGGGCCGCACCGGCCTGCAGGTGTCCGAGATCTGTCTCGGCACCATGACGTTCGGCGGCCGGCACGGCTTCCAGCACATGGGACAGCTCAACACCATCGAGGCCCGACGGCTCGTCCATCTCTGCATGGACGAGGGCGTGAACTTCTTCGACACCGCCGACATGTACTCCGCCGGCCAGTCGGAGGAGGTCCTGGGCGCCGCTCTCGCCGGTCGCCGCGACGACGCGATCATCGCCACGAAGGTGCGCTGGCAGATGCCGGACGGCAGCGGCGGCCCGAACGACCGGGGGCTGTCGCGGCACCACATCGTGCGTTCGGTCGAGGCGAGTCTGCGCCGCCTGGGCACCGACCACATCGACCTCTACCAGACGCACGGCTGGGACGGCCGCACCCCGTGGGAGGAGACCCTGCGGGCGCTGGACGATCTCGTACGGGCCGGCAAGGTCCGCTACGTGGGCGCGTCCAACCTGACGTCCTGGCAGCTCACCCGCGCCCTGGCCACCAGCGAGCGGCAGGGCCTGGAGCGGTTCGCCTCGCACCAGATCCAGTACAGCCTGGCCGCCCGCGAGGTCGAGTGGGAGCTGCTGCCCATGGCCGAGGCGGAGGGGGTGGGCGTCATGGTGTGGAGCCCGTTGGCGGGCGGTCTGCTCAGCGGTCACCAGGAGCGGGGCGCCACACCGCCGCCGGGCACCCGACGGTCGGTGGGCTGGTTCGAACCGGTCGACCCCGAGCGCACCTTCGACACCATCGACGTGCTGCGCGAGATCGCCGACGAGCGTTCGATGTCGCCGGCCCAGGTCGCCCTGCGCTGGGTGCTGGAGCAGCGCGGTGTCACCTCGGTGGTCATCGGCGCCCGCAACGAACGCCAACTCGCCGACAACCTTGCCGCGACCCGCTGGTCCCTCACCCCCGAGGAACGCAAAGCCCTGGACGAGACGAGCGCGTCACCGCTGCCGTACCCGTACTGGCACCAGGACTACTGCGACGCGGAACGGGTCAGGGAGGAGGGCCTGGACTGA